One genomic region from Ornithinimicrobium flavum encodes:
- a CDS encoding cory-CC-star protein has protein sequence MTDSPQPRSRLSKVAAGLQEFYSGPYRRTFARARQDEDDLFLVIVMAEALGVPNPASYYTVELLPVVYEQFHDWHRRMGMDRSPLDHFSCC, from the coding sequence ATGACCGACTCCCCGCAGCCCCGCAGCCGCCTGTCGAAGGTGGCGGCGGGGCTGCAGGAGTTCTACAGCGGTCCCTACCGCCGCACCTTCGCGCGCGCCCGCCAGGACGAGGACGACCTCTTCCTCGTCATCGTCATGGCCGAGGCGCTCGGGGTGCCCAACCCGGCGAGCTACTACACGGTCGAGCTGCTGCCGGTCGTCTACGAGCAGTTCCACGACTGGCACCGGCGCATGGGGATGGACCGCAGCCCGCTCGACCACTTCTCCTGCTGCTGA
- a CDS encoding ArsA family ATPase: protein MTLSELAATREVLFVGGKGGVGKTAVASALALAQARGGRRVLLVSTDPAHNLGHLWQRRIGDRPVELAPLLRGVEIDPARTTDEHLAAVRTTMRKLMPEHLHKEIGKHLDLARDAPGTHEAAVLERVAEVVEGRERDELVIFDTAPSGHTSRLVALPELMQAWTEGLLRRQDRSARFGAALRGLEGDRGDGRAAGIIGITPRYGAEPGSAGGPGSGAGGTGDPSSGGPVGGPDRRARRDAEIRAILDRRQERFRALREVLQDPVRSAFVIVLAAERLPVLETIELHEQLGRSRMSVGALVVNKRSPGDAGDLLAARREVEDGYLGQLDQALPGIPRVEVPLLPGEVLGEEGLARLAAYLG, encoded by the coding sequence GTGACCCTGTCCGAGCTGGCCGCCACCCGCGAGGTGCTCTTCGTCGGGGGCAAGGGGGGCGTCGGCAAGACCGCCGTCGCCTCCGCCCTGGCGCTCGCCCAGGCTCGCGGCGGGCGGCGGGTGCTCCTCGTCTCGACCGACCCGGCGCACAACCTCGGCCACCTGTGGCAGCGCCGCATCGGCGACCGACCGGTCGAGCTGGCGCCGCTGCTGCGCGGCGTGGAGATCGACCCGGCCCGCACGACCGACGAGCACCTGGCCGCCGTGCGCACGACGATGCGCAAGCTCATGCCCGAGCACCTGCACAAGGAGATCGGCAAGCACCTCGACCTCGCCCGCGACGCCCCCGGCACCCACGAGGCCGCGGTGCTGGAGCGGGTCGCCGAGGTCGTGGAGGGGCGGGAGCGCGACGAGCTGGTCATCTTCGACACCGCCCCCAGCGGGCACACCTCCCGGCTCGTCGCCCTGCCCGAGCTGATGCAGGCGTGGACGGAGGGCCTGCTGCGCCGGCAGGACCGGTCGGCACGCTTCGGCGCCGCGCTGCGCGGGCTGGAGGGCGACCGCGGCGACGGACGGGCGGCGGGCATCATCGGGATCACGCCGAGGTATGGCGCGGAGCCGGGCTCGGCCGGTGGGCCGGGGTCCGGTGCCGGTGGGACGGGGGACCCCTCCTCCGGTGGACCGGTGGGCGGCCCCGACCGCCGCGCCCGGCGGGACGCGGAGATCCGGGCGATCCTGGACCGGCGGCAGGAGCGCTTCCGCGCGCTGCGCGAGGTGCTGCAGGACCCCGTGCGCTCGGCCTTCGTCATCGTGCTGGCGGCCGAGCGGCTTCCCGTCCTCGAGACGATCGAGCTGCACGAGCAGCTGGGCCGCTCGCGGATGAGCGTCGGGGCGCTCGTGGTCAACAAGCGCTCGCCCGGCGACGCCGGGGACCTGCTGGCCGCCCGCCGCGAGGTCGAGGACGGCTACCTCGGGCAGCTCGACCAGGCCCTGCCCGGCATCCCCCGGGTCGAGGTCCCCCTCCTGCCCGGCGAGGTGCTGGGCGAGGAGGGCCTGGCCAGGCTGGCGGCATACCTCGGCTGA
- a CDS encoding LVIVD repeat-containing protein — translation MVPGVSSPACSVRSPSPWAPAWRRAPAAVAEAPDDTLESLRATSAQLATASEDVSTSDNMTHLANLPIPAAFDNAIGSDLAFQDDLAFIGSYAGFWVADISDPANPSVVAQVLCPGGQGDITVEGDLLFLSVDAARSDDTCASTSSSAANPDAWEGMRIFDISDVSDPQYVAAVRTDCGSHTHTLVPSKNKKNIYVYVSSYGPRSNYPNCQPPHDKISIIDVPVADPAAAAIVATPNLFAEDEGGNPGGNGSSTTAGCHDITAYPNINKAAGACMGDGIILDITHPTKPKVIERVRDTENFAFWHSATFNQKADKVVFTDELGGGGAATCVEAVPDTKGANAIYSMNSRGQLDHQSYYKIPRTQTDTENCVAHNGSLVPVKGKDLMVQAWYQGGVSVWDFTDSQAPEEFAHFERGPIDEDELVLGGSWSAYYYNGHIYSSDITRGLDVIAIDDERTDPAAKVRMDTLNPQTQPRYVGNGN, via the coding sequence GTGGTCCCGGGCGTGTCCTCACCGGCGTGCTCGGTGCGCTCACCCTCACCGTGGGCGCCGGCCTGGCGGCGGGCTCCCGCCGCCGTCGCCGAGGCGCCCGACGACACCCTGGAGAGCCTCCGGGCCACCTCGGCACAGCTCGCGACCGCCTCCGAGGACGTCTCCACGAGCGACAACATGACCCACCTGGCCAACCTGCCGATCCCCGCCGCGTTCGACAACGCGATCGGCTCCGACCTGGCCTTCCAGGACGACCTGGCCTTCATCGGCAGCTACGCCGGCTTCTGGGTCGCCGACATCTCCGACCCGGCCAACCCCAGCGTCGTGGCCCAGGTCCTGTGCCCGGGCGGTCAGGGCGACATCACTGTCGAGGGTGACCTGCTCTTCCTGTCCGTCGACGCCGCGCGCAGCGACGACACCTGCGCGAGCACCTCCTCGAGCGCCGCCAACCCGGACGCGTGGGAGGGGATGCGCATCTTCGACATCAGCGACGTGAGCGACCCGCAGTACGTCGCGGCGGTCCGCACCGACTGCGGCTCGCACACCCACACGCTGGTGCCGAGCAAGAACAAGAAGAACATCTACGTCTACGTCAGCAGCTACGGGCCGCGCAGCAACTACCCGAACTGCCAGCCGCCGCACGACAAGATCTCGATCATCGACGTGCCGGTGGCCGACCCGGCCGCCGCCGCGATCGTGGCCACCCCGAACCTCTTCGCCGAGGACGAGGGCGGCAACCCGGGCGGCAACGGCTCGTCGACCACCGCCGGCTGCCACGACATCACGGCCTACCCCAACATCAACAAGGCCGCCGGCGCGTGCATGGGTGACGGGATCATCCTCGACATCACGCACCCGACGAAGCCCAAGGTCATCGAGCGGGTGCGGGACACCGAGAACTTCGCGTTCTGGCACTCGGCCACGTTCAACCAGAAGGCCGACAAGGTCGTCTTCACCGACGAGCTCGGTGGCGGGGGTGCCGCGACGTGCGTCGAGGCCGTGCCGGACACCAAGGGCGCCAACGCGATCTACTCGATGAACTCGCGCGGCCAGCTCGACCACCAGAGCTACTACAAGATCCCGCGGACCCAGACCGACACCGAGAACTGCGTGGCCCACAACGGCTCGCTCGTCCCGGTCAAGGGCAAGGACCTGATGGTGCAGGCGTGGTACCAGGGCGGGGTCTCCGTGTGGGACTTCACCGACAGCCAGGCCCCTGAGGAGTTCGCCCACTTCGAGCGCGGCCCGATCGACGAGGACGAGCTGGTGCTCGGCGGGTCGTGGTCGGCGTACTACTACAACGGCCACATCTACTCCTCGGACATCACCCGGGGGCTGGACGTGATCGCGATCGACGACGAGCGCACCGACCCTGCGGCCAAGGTGCGGATGGACACCCTCAACCCGCAGACCCAGCCGCGCTACGTGGGCAACGGCAACTAG